In Pengzhenrongella sicca, a single genomic region encodes these proteins:
- a CDS encoding TetR/AcrR family transcriptional regulator produces MTSGTALRRMTAHERREQILHAARSAFADGGYAATTTDQVARAAGVSQPYVVRLFGGKQQLFVEVYTRACTQIVDTLAAVPAGPEAKARMGDAYIGLLTDHDLLRLVLHGFAAGSDPEIGRLARATLSDAFRLYRERTGEGPDEARVFVAHGMLISVLLAVDAAEHLGESAALAALAECTFGDALGAASVGATSVGAASVGATGAHAAVSR; encoded by the coding sequence ATGACTTCCGGAACCGCCCTTCGACGCATGACGGCGCACGAGCGCCGCGAGCAGATCCTGCACGCGGCGCGGTCGGCGTTCGCGGACGGCGGCTACGCCGCCACGACGACCGACCAGGTCGCGCGCGCGGCGGGCGTCTCGCAGCCCTACGTGGTCCGCCTGTTCGGGGGCAAGCAGCAGCTCTTCGTCGAGGTCTACACCCGGGCGTGCACCCAGATCGTCGACACCCTCGCGGCGGTGCCGGCGGGGCCTGAGGCGAAGGCGCGGATGGGGGACGCCTACATCGGGTTGCTCACCGACCACGACCTGCTTCGCCTGGTGCTGCACGGCTTCGCCGCGGGCTCGGACCCCGAGATCGGCCGGCTCGCGCGCGCGACGCTCAGCGACGCGTTCCGGCTGTACCGCGAGCGGACGGGGGAGGGTCCGGACGAGGCCCGGGTGTTCGTCGCCCACGGCATGCTCATCAGCGTGCTCCTCGCGGTCGACGCGGCCGAGCACCTGGGCGAGAGCGCGGCCCTCGCGGCGCTCGCGGAGTGCACGTTCGGCGACGCCCTCGGCGCCGCCAGCGTCGGTGCGACCAGCGTCGGTGCGGCCAGCGTTGGTGCGACCGGCGCGCACGCGGCGGTGTCCCGATGA
- a CDS encoding bifunctional riboflavin kinase/FAD synthetase has protein sequence MHRWTDLAEVPTGFGPSVVTLGNFDGVHRGHHSVLTRMVTDARAAGARAVAVTFSPHPAQVHHPDTAPPLLTGDEDRLLLLERTGLDAVLMLTYTLDFARQTPEEFVSRYLVHALGARTVVVGRDVRFGWENAGDLTTMTELGAKYGFAVDVIEDLAAEPEPEAPLGRTPDEEHLSRVADPLHRRWSSTWVRELLTDGRVTEAASILGRPHRVRGVVVHGDARGRELGYPTANLSADAAGMVPADGVYAGWLRRLDLAPDAADAVLPAAISVGTNPTFDGVARRVEAYVLDRTDLDLYGEDVALEFVARLRATLRFDSIDELVATMHDDVARARELLVAAGGPPAGW, from the coding sequence GTGCACCGTTGGACCGACCTCGCCGAGGTACCGACCGGTTTCGGACCCTCGGTGGTCACGCTCGGCAACTTCGACGGCGTGCACCGCGGGCACCACAGCGTGCTCACCCGGATGGTCACGGACGCGCGCGCGGCCGGGGCGCGGGCGGTCGCGGTCACCTTCTCTCCGCACCCCGCGCAGGTGCACCACCCGGACACCGCCCCGCCGCTGCTCACGGGCGACGAGGACCGCCTGCTGCTGCTCGAGCGCACGGGTCTCGACGCCGTCCTGATGCTCACCTACACGCTCGACTTCGCGCGGCAGACGCCGGAGGAGTTCGTCAGCCGCTACCTGGTGCACGCCCTCGGCGCGCGCACCGTCGTCGTCGGCCGCGACGTCCGGTTCGGCTGGGAGAACGCGGGCGACCTCACGACGATGACCGAGCTGGGCGCGAAGTACGGCTTCGCCGTCGACGTCATCGAGGACCTCGCGGCCGAGCCGGAGCCCGAGGCACCTCTCGGCCGGACGCCCGACGAGGAGCACCTGTCGCGCGTCGCGGACCCGTTGCACCGGCGCTGGTCCTCGACCTGGGTTCGCGAGCTGCTCACCGACGGGCGGGTCACCGAGGCCGCGAGCATCCTCGGCCGCCCGCACCGGGTGCGCGGCGTCGTCGTGCACGGTGATGCGCGCGGCCGCGAGCTCGGCTACCCGACCGCCAACCTCAGCGCCGACGCGGCGGGCATGGTCCCGGCCGACGGCGTCTACGCGGGCTGGCTGCGCCGGCTCGACCTGGCGCCCGACGCGGCCGACGCCGTGCTGCCCGCCGCGATCTCGGTCGGCACCAACCCGACGTTCGACGGCGTCGCCCGCCGCGTCGAGGCCTACGTCCTGGACCGGACGGATCTCGACCTGTACGGCGAGGACGTCGCGTTGGAGTTCGTGGCCCGGTTGCGCGCGACGCTGCGCTTCGACTCGATCGACGAGCTGGTCGCGACCATGCACGACGACGTCGCTCGCGCCCGCGAGCTGCTCGTCGCGGCGGGCGGGCCGCCCGCCGGCTGGTAG
- the truB gene encoding tRNA pseudouridine(55) synthase TruB, giving the protein MIATPAAESAPRAGRAPRKPRTDRGPRAARRPTAADGLVIVDKPAGWTSHDVVARMRGIAGTRKVGHAGTLDPMATGVLVLGIGRATKLLTYVVGADKEYTATIRLGVATNTDDAEGEVIATVDAAAVTRPAIDAGVAALTGPIEQVPSTVSAIKVDGQRAYARVRAGEQFELAARPVTIVSFTVHDVRAEELADDGGTAVDVDVTVVCTSGTYIRALARDLGTGLGVGGHLTALRRTRVGGYPIGLARTLDELEAHPDSTPLEVLPLAAAARATFPVRELTADEATALSYGKRIDAGEPAPSDPIAAIAPDGTLAALLTADGPHARPVLVFAPA; this is encoded by the coding sequence ATGATCGCGACGCCGGCCGCGGAGAGCGCGCCTCGGGCGGGCAGAGCGCCCCGGAAGCCCCGGACGGACCGCGGCCCGCGCGCCGCGCGCCGACCGACGGCCGCCGACGGCCTCGTCATCGTCGACAAGCCCGCGGGCTGGACCAGCCACGACGTCGTCGCGCGGATGCGCGGGATCGCGGGCACGCGCAAGGTCGGCCACGCGGGCACGCTCGACCCGATGGCGACCGGGGTGCTCGTGCTCGGCATCGGCCGGGCGACGAAGCTGCTCACGTACGTCGTCGGCGCCGACAAGGAGTACACCGCGACCATCCGGCTCGGCGTCGCGACGAACACCGACGACGCCGAGGGCGAGGTCATCGCGACCGTCGACGCCGCCGCGGTCACCCGCCCGGCGATCGACGCGGGAGTGGCCGCGCTCACCGGGCCCATCGAGCAGGTCCCCTCGACCGTCAGCGCGATCAAGGTCGACGGCCAGCGCGCGTACGCCCGCGTGCGCGCCGGCGAGCAGTTCGAGCTCGCCGCGCGCCCGGTCACGATCGTGAGCTTCACCGTGCACGACGTACGTGCCGAGGAGCTCGCCGACGACGGCGGCACGGCCGTCGACGTGGACGTCACCGTCGTGTGCACCTCGGGCACCTACATCCGCGCGCTGGCCCGCGACCTCGGCACCGGGCTCGGCGTCGGGGGGCACCTGACGGCGTTGCGGCGCACGCGCGTGGGCGGCTACCCGATCGGGCTCGCGCGCACGCTGGACGAGCTCGAGGCGCACCCCGACTCGACGCCGCTCGAGGTGCTGCCGCTCGCGGCCGCGGCGCGCGCGACCTTCCCGGTGCGCGAGCTCACCGCCGACGAGGCGACGGCGTTGTCCTACGGCAAGCGCATCGACGCGGGCGAGCCCGCCCCGAGCGACCCGATCGCGGCCATCGCACCGGACGGCACGCTCGCCGCGCTGCTGACGGCCGACGGCCCTCACGCCCGCCCGGTCCTGGTCTTCGCCCCCGCCTAG